In one Oscillospiraceae bacterium genomic region, the following are encoded:
- the rpmD gene encoding 50S ribosomal protein L30 has product MANLNITLVKSLNGRIAKHKATAEALGLRKIGDKTVQPDNQATRGKIAHIGYLLQVTEEK; this is encoded by the coding sequence ATGGCTAACCTGAATATTACGCTGGTCAAGAGCCTGAACGGCCGCATCGCCAAGCATAAGGCGACCGCCGAGGCCCTGGGGCTCCGCAAGATCGGTGATAAGACCGTACAGCCCGACAACCAGGCCACCCGGGGCAAGATTGCCCACATCGGCTACCTGCTCCAGGTCACCGAGGAAAAGTAA